GCGCCCACACACAGtcgcacacacacacatacacatacacatacacatacatacacacacttACAACCTGTAATAGAATCTGAAATCAGATTCTAAAATTAGATTCAGAAATCAGATTTGTGATCAGCTACTGAATTAAAATGTGTGGGTAGGTTTGTGTGTGGAGGTGGCAGTAGGGGGTTGGGCTGGTATTTTCTaagtttatttagttttttatgtattaattgttatttgtttatttttatgtacTAATTTTTCTATCTTACTTGTTTGTAGCTTTTATATGTTGATCAGTTTGTCATTGAGAAAGTTAGAGCCAAACGAGAAACTCCAGTTCTCAAAGGTTAGACAACCAATATGTTGTCTAATCGTGAGAAATTGGAAATTTTTAAGGGGAGGCTTGGACTTTTTGATAAAAATCTAAAGCTTGTTGGTCCTTCTTGCAGCAAGCTACCACAAAAGGTATTTCACTTGTAACCAATACTTAGCTTTTCTATGCCTTTGGCATTGCTTGTAGAATTGAATTGGAACAAATCTTGCCTTTAGGAAAATGATGCAATGTGGTGCTCTATATAGCACATCAATGACCTCCTAAATCAGCAAAAAAATGTTTGCTCATTTGTCAAATGAGCAATTATTTTTTGCTCATTTGTCAAAGGAGCAAAAACTTTAGTGCTCATTTGTCAAATAAAGTTCAATTTGCTCATTTTTATATGACTTTGCTTATTTCATATCCACTTTGCTTATTTGTCAAATGAGCAAATAATTAGGATATTTGCTTTCAACTTGTACTgacttcttttttattttttttgcttgaTTTTAGGAACAATCTGATCCAATTGGtacaaaaaataaagaaattgaaCAAAATCCGAATAAGGTATTTATATAACTTTTTTGGAAACCAATATTTTTTTTGCTCATTTGTCAAATAAAGTTCAATTTGCTCATTTCATATTCACTTTGCTCATTTCATATTTACTCTTTTCATTTATACTCATcttattatgtatttatttatttatttatttattattttttttacagatATGCCTTATGGAGCTTGCAACAACATCTACAAACCTAATCCTGGCATACATGGACTTTAATGAAAATCATGAACAAGCTGTCAAGTATTTTCCTCACAATGAGAAAATATGGAAGCTGAGGGAAGATGCTATGTGTATTTGTGACGAGCAAAGACTGAGTTCCCAAgctatgccggaaaatcatagCCTTTCTTTTAGCCAAGACGATGAGTATTGGCAAGATCCAGCTGTCATTGAAGCTTGGGATAGATTTTCCAAGATTTCAGCCAATGAGAAGAATGTTAAATCCTCAGTCTTTGCTAGGGCTGATTGTCCAACTGTAACAAAAGCCATTGATGTTACAAAGATTGCTGCTGAAAGTGTTCAGATAGCAAATAGTCTATCTGAAAATGAAGGTCCTGCTATG
The Amaranthus tricolor cultivar Red isolate AtriRed21 chromosome 11, ASM2621246v1, whole genome shotgun sequence DNA segment above includes these coding regions:
- the LOC130827129 gene encoding uncharacterized protein LOC130827129 isoform X2, which codes for MLSNREKLEIFKGRLGLFDKNLKLVGPSCSKLPQKEQSDPIGTKNKEIEQNPNKICLMELATTSTNLILAYMDFNENHEQAVKYFPHNEKIWKLREDAMCICDEQRLSSQAMPENHSLSFSQDDEYWQDPAVIEAWDRFSKISANEKNVKSSVFARADCPTVTKAIDVTKIAAESVQIANSLSENEGPAMVVDSEKTEGGSSIRSRLRSSVKKGFGTPTFSLGFDSQNSDDLENSPTTVRPSVAADADVPLSGDVGPSAAGAADVPVLKKHKVQSSMLLRSPFKLSTFTLHYQKFRKVSLKLCLMMIKFVCDNHRKTSCEVHLVNNFK
- the LOC130827129 gene encoding uncharacterized protein LOC130827129 isoform X1, translated to MLSNREKLEIFKGRLGLFDKNLKLVGPSCSKLPQKEQSDPIGTKNKEIEQNPNKICLMELATTSTNLILAYMDFNENHEQAVKYFPHNEKIWKLREDAMCICDEQRLSSQAMPENHSLSFSQDDEYWQDPAVIEAWDRFSKISANEKNVKSSVFARADCPTVTKAIDVTKIAAESVQIANSLSENEGPAMVVDSEKTEGGSSIRSRLRSSVKKGFGTPTFSLGFDSQNSDDLENSPTTVRPSVAADADVPLSGDVGPSAAGAADVPVLKKHKVQSSMLLRSPFKLSTFTLHYQKFRKVSLKLCLMMIKFVCKYFFIIEFAILYTNSHLF